AGATTTAATGCTTTTTATTTTATTCGCGAGTAATGATGAAAGTTCGTATTCGTTGAAAAGCTTTTTGTGATTGCACTTTTCCATTTCGGACTCCGTAGTAAGTTCGCCCCGATTTTGTCTTTTTTCGGCTAATTTCGTTGTGGTGGTCGAAGTTGATTCATCCATTTTTATAGGGGGGCAAAATATGCCATTATAATAAAAATATGCATATGGCGTACCAGCTGTTAAGGGGCTTCTGCTATGGTGAAAAGCTCTTCTTATGTTTATCTTGAGCTTGTTGTGATATAAGACCAATAGGTTCACCGTAAGAGCTGCTAAAAAAGGGGTAAAAATGAAAAATGGGATAAGAAAAGAAAGCGATAGTATGGGGACGGTCGATGTTGCTCTGGATAAATATTGGGGCGCGCAAACCCAGAGATCCTTGAAAAATTTCAGTATCGGTTCAGATATAATGCCCCTAGAGATTGTGCGCGCTCTTGCCATGATCAAGAAAGCTGCGGCTCTTAGTAACATGCAGCTCGGTAAACTTCTTCCCGATCAAGGGAAGCTCATTATTCATGCGGCTGAAGAGGTTATTGCCGGTAAATTTAATGACCATTTTCCACTGCACGTATGGCAGACAGGTAGTGGTACGCAGACTAATATGAACGTGAATGAAGTTATTTCTAATCGCGCCATTGAAATTTCAGGTGGCGAAATGGGAAGTAAACATCCCATTCATCCCAATGATCATGTAAATATGTCTCAGTCTTCCAATGATACTTTTCCTGCTGCAATGCATATCGCAGCGGCGTTATCTGTCAGGGATAAGTTGCGACCTTCATTAGAGAATATGCTTGCAGAACTCCAAACGAAGTCAGAGCTGTGGAAGGATGTGGTTAAGATTGGCCGTACTCATTTGCAGGACGCAGTTCCCATGACTCTTGGTGATGAGTTTTCAGGTTATGCCGCTTTGATTGAAGACGGAATTAAGCGGATTGATAAAATTGCGGATGAATTGCGAGAGCTTGCTCTGGGCGGTACTGCCGTCGGGACGGGGCTTAATGCTGCGCCCGGTTTTGCTAAGCTTGCAATCGAGCATATTTCTGACATGACGGGAATTGGCTTTCGTCCTGCGGCTAATTATTTTGCGGCCTTATCTGCTCATGATGTGGTGGTAGCTACAAGCGCTGCGGTGCGCGGAATAACATGTTCACTTATGAAAATAGCAAATGATATAAGATGGCTGGCTTCCGGTCCACGGTGCGGGATTGGTGAGCTTGTGCTACCTGCGAATGAACCGGGGTCATCGATTATGCCGGGTAAGATTAATCCTACCCAGTGTGAAGCTATGACTATGGTGGCGGTGCAGGTTATGGGGCTGGATTCAGCGGTAGCATTTGCCGGTTCGCAGGGTAATTTCGAGCTGAATGTTTTCAAGCCTGTGATGATTTTTAACTTGATTACATCAATTAACCTTATTTCAGACAGTGTTGACAGTTTTACCGAACATGCTCTTACCGGATTAAAGCCCGACCTTGGGCGCATCAAATATTATCTCGAGAATTCACTTATGCTTGTAACCGCGCTTAGCCCTG
The sequence above is a segment of the Maridesulfovibrio frigidus DSM 17176 genome. Coding sequences within it:
- the fumC gene encoding class II fumarate hydratase — protein: MKNGIRKESDSMGTVDVALDKYWGAQTQRSLKNFSIGSDIMPLEIVRALAMIKKAAALSNMQLGKLLPDQGKLIIHAAEEVIAGKFNDHFPLHVWQTGSGTQTNMNVNEVISNRAIEISGGEMGSKHPIHPNDHVNMSQSSNDTFPAAMHIAAALSVRDKLRPSLENMLAELQTKSELWKDVVKIGRTHLQDAVPMTLGDEFSGYAALIEDGIKRIDKIADELRELALGGTAVGTGLNAAPGFAKLAIEHISDMTGIGFRPAANYFAALSAHDVVVATSAAVRGITCSLMKIANDIRWLASGPRCGIGELVLPANEPGSSIMPGKINPTQCEAMTMVAVQVMGLDSAVAFAGSQGNFELNVFKPVMIFNLITSINLISDSVDSFTEHALTGLKPDLGRIKYYLENSLMLVTALSPEIGYDKAAEAAHQAFVDGGTLKDTCTKMGLISAERFDEIVQPMKMAKPQG